ATTTCGGCGGCGGCGCCTATGGCGTGGACAGCGCGAGCCGCAAGTTCTTCAGCCACCCGGCGACCGAACTTTCGACGGCCGAGGCGGCGATCATCGCCGGTCTGGTCAAGGCGCCCAGCCGCTATTCCCCCACCGCCGATGTCGATGCCGCGGTCGGCCGGGCCAACGTGGTCCTGCGGCTGATGCGCGAACAGGGGCGCATTTCGGCCAGCGAGGCGAGCGTCGATCCCTCCGCCGTCAAGCTGAAGGAAGATCGCAGCCAGAATTCGGTCCGCTATTTCACCGACTGGGCCCTGCCACAGCTCGACCTGCTGTTGCCCGAGACGTTCGAACCGATTGAGGTCTGGACCACGATCGATGTCGGGATGCAGCGCGCGGCGACCGCTGCGATCAAGTCCAACACGCCGGGCGGGGCGCAGGGCGCGCTGGTCAGCCTTGACCGCGACGGCGCGATCCTGGCGATGGTCGGGGGCACCGATTACGTCACTACAAATTACAACCGCGCGACCGATGCGGTGCGCCAGCCGGGTTCGGCGTGGAAGCTGTTCGTCTATCTCTCCGCGCTGGAAGCGGGCTATACGCCGGAAGATCGGGTGGTCGATGCCCCGGTGACGATCGACGGGTGGAGCCCGCGCAATTCGGGCGGCAGCTTCGCCGGCGAGATCGATCTGCGTGCCGCCTTCGCCTATTCGAAGAACACGGTCGCTGCGCAGCTCGGCAACGAAGTCGGGTTCGGCACCGTCGCCTCAATGGCCAAGCGGTTCGGGATCACCACCCCGATTTCCACTTATCCGGCGATGGTTCTGGGCAGTTCGGAAGTGCGCGTGATCGACATGACCCGCGCCTTCGCCGCCATTTCCGCCGGGGGCAATTCGGTCGAGCCGTACGGCATCGTCAAGGTGACGACCGCCAGCGGCGAAACGCTGTATCAGCACGAGGCGCCGCGCTCGACGTCGCTGGTGCCCGATTACGTGGCAGCGGGGATCACCGACCTTCTGCAAACCACGGTCAACACCGGGACCGGGCGGGCGGCACAGATCGGGCGACCCGTCGCGGGCAAGACGGGGACGACCAATTCCAACAAGGATGGCTGGTTCCTCGGCTTTTCCAGTGGGATCACCACCGGCGTATGGATGGGGCGGGACGATGCCAAGGCCGTGCCGGGCCTGCAGGGCGGGCGGGCGCCGGCGCAGGCCTTCGCCGCCTATATGCGCTACGCCGTAAAAGATCGCCCGGTTGAGGAATTCGACACCAAGCTGCAATTGCCCGAATGGCAGCTGGAGCCGGATGACGAATATTATTACGGCGATCCGGACGATTATTATTATATCGATGAGCAGGGCAACCTGATCGAACCGGGCCGCAGGGAAGAGCCGGGTGAACTGCCGTTCCCGGTCGAAGGCGAACTGCCGCCGGGCGATCGCCCGCGCCAGCCGACACCCGCGCCGACGAACGAAGCCGGCGGTAATGGACAGGCGGCGAGCGACGATTTCCTCGACCGCGCGACCGGGCGCAGCGGCCCGCAGAATCGCACCGCACCGCAGCAGCCTGGCGTGGCTCCGGGTGCCGCCCCCACGCCCCAGCCCCTGCGCCTTCCGGGTCCGGGAGGCGAGGAGTAGCATCGTTGGGGCGGGCTAAGAAAAAGGCCCTCCCCCGGTGAGGGAAGGGCCTTTTCGTTGCAAAGCCGCGCGAACGGCACGGCGATATAGCCAGTTCAGCGCATTCTTACGGCGATATAGAACGGGCTCACCTGGCCGACCCGCTGCACCCGCAACAGAACCGAGTCGCGCCCGTTGCGCTGCGCCTCGCTGACGATTGTCTCCAGCTCGTCGATCGACGTGACCTCGTTGTAATTCGCGCTCAGGATAATGTCGCCGCGCGTGACCTTGCGGCCCGCATCGGTCGAGCGGTCCACAGCGGCGATCACGACACCTTCGGTATCGCTGGGCGCGCGCAGTTGCCGGGCGATCTGCGGAGTCAGCTCGATCACCTGCAGACCGAGGCGTTCAGCAACCACACCGGTCTGCGGCGTATCGTCCATATCCGGTTCTTCTTCCGGATCGAACGTCTGCTGTTCCTGGGCAAGAACTTCTTCCGAGGGGAACTGGCCCACCGTCACAGTGACCGTTCTGCGTTCGCCGTTGCGATAGAGCGTGACCGGCAGGCGCGTGCCCGGTGCCGTGTTGGCGATGATAAAGGACACGCTGCGCTCTGCAGTTACGGCCTGGCCGCCCACTTCGACGATGATGTCGCCAGGGCGAATGCCGGCGCGTTTCGCCGGGCCTCCATCGCGCACGCCTTGCACGAATTCGCCGAGGCGCCGATCCAGTCCTACCGAATCCGCAATGTCTTCGTCCACGGGGCCGAGTTCCACCCCAAGGTATCCACGTTCAACCTCCCGACCTTCGCGCAACTGTTCGACGATCGGTGCGGCAATGTCGGCAGGGATCGCGAAGCCGATGCCGACACTGCCTCCGGTGGGGGAGATGATCGCGTTGTTGATCCCGATCACATTGCCCCGCATGTCGAACAGCGGGCCGCCCGAATTGCCGCGATTGATGCTGGCATCGGTCTGAATGTAGCGGTCGTAAGCGCCCACGACCTGCTGACCATTGACCGGTGGCGTGCGATAGACTGCCGAAACGATCCCGCTGGTAACCGTGCCACCTAGGCCGAAAGGGTTGCCGATCGCGATCACCCAATCCCCCACGCGTGCCTGATCCGATTCGCCGAACTCGACGAAGGGGAACGGCTCATCGCGAACGATCTTCAGCACTGCGAGGTCGGATTCCTTGTCCGATCCGACCAGTTCCGCCGGATATTCGGTGCCATCGGGTGTCGTCACGGTGATCTCTTCGACCGTGGCACCGCGTGCGCCGGGCGCGATCACGTGATTGTTCGTGACCACGTAACCGTCTGCCGAAATGATGAAGCCGGAGCCGAGCGATTGCCCTTCGCGATATTGCGGCTGCTGCTGGCCGCGCCGCCGGCCGAAGAACCCTTCGAGCGGGGTGCCGGCGAAGGGGTTCATCGACTGCACCTCGACCCGCTGCTTGGTCGAGATATTGACCACTGCGGGTTGAAGCTGCGCGGTCAGATCGGCGAAACTTTCGGGGGCGCCGGCGCGCGGAACCGCGCCGGCAATACGGCTTTCGTCGTTCTGGGCGACTTGCGCACCCGCAGGATAGCCGGTCGCGAGCGAGATCGCCGCGCCGCCGACAAGGAGTGCCGAAGTCAGGCCATAGGCGTATTTCACGGGCTTCACTTCCTTTGCTTCCTCTTCATGTCCAGTGCGTTTCCATGCCTCTGTCAGAGGCGGTTTGCAGTCCCGATGCGATAGATGCGCCCGGGCCCTTAATGCGCCTTGAATAGGATCAACGCTGGCCGCGGAACTGCCGCAGATATTCGTTGTCCGGCGACAGGATCATCGTGCTCTCGCCCTCGCCCTGTTCGAACGTGCGGCGGTAACTCTCCATCGCACGATAGAAGTCGTAGAACTGCGGATCCTTGCCATAGGCGGCAGCATATGTCGCGGCAGCTTCGGCATCGGCCTCAGCCCGGATGATCTGGGCGTTCTTGTCGCCCTGCGCACGGATGGTTGCCGCTTCTTCCTGCCGGTCGGTCTGCATCCGCGTGAAGGCGGCGTTAAGCGGGGTGCCGTCGGGCAAGTCGGCCCGCTTGATCCGCACGTCGATCACCTGGGCACCATAGTTGCGCGCCTCGCGGTCGAGAGCGTCGCGGATATTGGCCATTGCGCTGCCGCGTTCCGCCGTCAGCAATGACGCGAACGGCCGGCGGCCCAGTTCCTGACGCAGTACGGAAGTCAGGATCGGCGACAGCTGCGTCCGCAGAATCTCCTCCGAGCCGGCGTTTTCGACCATCAGCACGGGGTTGATGATGCGGAACCGGGCATAGGCATCGACCTGAAGGCGCTGCTGATCGCTGGAAAGCACCTGCTGGCGATCCATGTCCAGGTCGAGCACGCGTTTGTCGACCATCTGAACCCGCTCGTATCCGGGCACGCGGAAGACGATCCCGGCACCGGTCTGGCCATAGGCCGCATCGGATTTGAACTGATTTGCCACCCGATCCGGGCGGCCGCCCTGGATGATGACCGCCTGATGCGTTTCGGGCACGATGACGAGCGAGGCCAGAAGCGCGAGCAGCGCCACCCCGACGGCGATCACGCTGCCTTTGTGATTGTTCCAGATCTGGTTCATGTCACTGCCCCTCCGGCGTGTTGACCACTGCGGGCGGAGCGCCGGCACCGGCAGCCTGCGCGCGGCGGCGCACTTCCGGCAGCGGGAGATATGGGGTCACGCCGTCGGCTTCCAGGATCGTCTTGTCGGTCTTGCTCAGAACGCTTTCCATGGTTTCATAATAGAGCCGCCGGCGCGTCACCTCGGGCGCCATCCGGTATTCTTCGTAAATCTTGTCGAACGCCGCCGCATCACCCTGCGCGCGGGCCAGCATCCGCTGGGCATAGGCGCGGGCGCTGTTGACGGCGGTTTCGGCATCCTGCTGCGCGGCTGAAACGTCCTTGAACGCTTCAACCACTTCGGTCGGCGGATCGGTCTTCTCGACCTCGATCCCCTGGACAGCAACGCCGGCGCGATAGGCATCGAGGATCGATTGCATCCGGGTGCGCACGCGCTCTTCGATTTCGGCGCGGCCTTCGCCCGAAAGAACGGCGTCCAGATCCTGTTCCGCCACCGATGCGCGCATGGCGGCTTCCGCCACTTCGCGAATGGTTTCTTCGGGATCGGCGAGCTGGAACTTGAACTGCTTCAGATCCTTGATGTTCCAGCGGATGAGATAGGACAGGTCGACCAGGTTCTGGTCGCCGGTAAGGATCAGCTTTTCCTCGTTCGTTCCGGGAATGCTTTCCGAACGGATCTGGCTGACGTTTTCGATCTCAACGACCTGTACCGGCCAGGGGAACGTGAAGTTCAGCCCAGGCGAAAGCGTGCGCGAATATTTGCCGCCGAGCCAGGTTACGACGCCCTGCTCGCGGGGGGCGACCTGATGAACGCTGGTGGCGAACAGCCACAGCGCGGCGATCGCGGCAATCGCCAGGGGGAACCAGCTGCGCCCACCCGGCCCATCGGGCAGGCGGAAACGTGGCCCGCCGCCGCCGCGTCGCGGACCTTCCGGCCCGCGGTGCTTGAAGATATCTTCAATATTGGCGGAACGGCGCGGCCCGTCCCCGCCGCCAGGCAGCCAGGGATTGCGCGGCCCGCGCGGCGGATCGCCCGCCGGCGGGTCGTCGGCAGGGCCATCGCCCCCTTCTCCGCCCGATCCGCCCCCCGGTTTGCCGCCCCAGGGGCTCTTGCCGGCCATCGCCAGCGCAATGCGTTTTTGAAATCCGCCCATCATGTTCATGCCATCCTTTATAGGTGGCAATGCCGGGAAAAACAGGGGCAGCGGCGGGAATCTCACCGGCGATGCTTCCGCCGCCGCCAATCATACTCTAGGGATCTGCGCGATGACCGAAGAGGAGCTTAGATCCCGCCTGCCCGCGCCGATTGCCGCGCGGGTTCAATCGCTGAAAGTGGCGGAGGGCAAGGTGACCGCCATCCTCGACGCGAGTGGGCTCGACGCCGCTGCGCGCGAAAGCCTGGAAAGCGCCACCCGGGATACCCTGGCCCAGGCCGAGGGGGTTCGCGAAGTCCGGGTCGCCACGATTGCGGACCGGCCGCAGCGCCGGATCGTCGCAATCGGTTCGGGCAAGGGCGGGGTGGGCAAATCCACGCTGACGGCCAACCTGGCGGTTGCGCTGGCGCGTGCCGGGCACAAGGTCGGGATCGTCGATGCCGATATCTACGGCCCTTCGCAGCCGCGCCTGCTCGACAATGAAAGCGAGCGCCCTGTGGCCGAAGGCGACAAACTGGTGCCGGTCGCAAGCAAATGGGGCGTGCCCGTGCTGTCGATGGGGCATCTGGTCGATCCCGGGCGAGCAATTACCTGGCGCGGCCCGATGGCGGGGCGTGCGCTGGGCCAGCTGATCGATGCGAACTGGGGCGATACGGATCTGCTGCTGGTGGACCTGCCGCCGGGCACGGGCGACGTGCAGATCACCATGCTGCAGAAGTTCAAGCCCGCTGGCGCGGTGATCGTTTCGACGCCCCAGGACCTTGCCCTGATCGACGCGACCCGCGCCATGCAGATGTTCGAGGCAGGCGGCGTCCCGGTGTTGGGCCTGGTCGAAAATATGGCCGGTTATGTCTGCCCCCATTGCGGCGAGACGAGCGACCCGTTCGGCAGCGGGGGTGCGGAGGCTGAGGCGGAGAGCAAGGGCATACCGTTCCTCGGCCGGATCCCGCTCGCGCTGACCATTCGGGAAGCGAGCGATGCCGGTGCACCGCCGGCTGCAAGCGAAGGCGGGCAGGGCGATGCCTTCCGCGCGATCGCCGATCGGTTGGCGCAGCGTCTGGCAGAAGGGGCAGCCTGACAGTGCCGATCAGCCGCCGCGGGGTGCTGATCGGCGCCGCGGTGGGCGGCGGCCTCGTCGCCGCGTGGACGCTGCGCCCGCGCACCTTTGCCGATCCACTTCCGCCCGGTCGCGGCGAACATGCATTCGGTGCCTGGCTCAAGATCGCGCAGGATGGCGTCATCACGATTGCCGTGCCCCAGCTGGAAATGGGGCAAGGGGCGACGACGATCCTGCCGCAAGTCGTTGCGCAGGAACTGGGGGCCGACTGGCGACAGGTCGCGGTCGAACCGGCGCCTGTCAGCGGAGCCTATGCCAATGTACCGCTGGCGGCGGAATGGGCACCGCTGTGGATGCCCGCTTTCCCGGATCTGGCCGATGGGCCCGACGACATTTTCGCGCGACGATTTGCGGAGGCGAACCGCTTCGCCGTTACGGCGAACGGCACGACACTAGCCGCTTACGAAACCCCCTGCCGCGAAGCCGCCGCCGCGGCGCGCTCGGTCCTGTGCATGGCAGCGGCGAGGCGCTGGGGCGTGGCATGGGAGGAATGCGATGCCCATGCCGGGTTCGTGCTGCATGACGGGAAGCGGCTGAGCTTCGCCGCACTCGCGGCGGAGGCGGCGGAGCTGACCGCGCCCGACCCACCGCCTCTGCGTGCGCAGGCCCCTGCGGAAACACCGATCCAAGGCGAGGCCGAAGCGCCCGGTTCGTTCCCCAGGCTCGATCTGCCGACCAAAGTCGATGGCACGTTCCTGTTCGCGGGGGACGTGCGCCTGCCGGACATGCTCTATGCCGCGATCAAGCACGGGCCGGCAGGTGTGACGGAGCTGACCGATTTCGATCCGGAGGGGGTCGCCCGTATCGGCGAACTGGTCCAGGTGATCGAGGGCAAGCGCTGGCTCGCCGCCGTGGCCACGAACTGGTGGGCCGCCGACCGCGCGCTGACGGCGATGAAGCCGCGTTTCCGCGTGACCGGCGCGCTGGAAACGACCACGATCGACGAACGGCTGGACGCGGCTGTGCGGCGCGGCGATGGGCAAGCCGTTGCGGTGCGCGGCGATGGGGTGGAGTGGGGGACGGAGCCCGGTTCTGGCCCGGACCTTGCCCTGCGCTACAACGTCGCCCCCGCTGCTCATGTCACGCCCGAAACCGCCAGCGTCACCGCTCGCTTTGCCGATGGACGGCTGGAATTGTGGATGGCCAGCCAGGCGCCGGAGGGCGCGCGCCGTGCCGCCGCCGATGCGCTGGGGATTTCGGTCGCGAATGTGATCTTCTACCCGATCGCGGCAGGCGGCAGCTTCGATCGCCGTTTGGAATACGATCATGCGATTGAGGCGGCGCTGATCGCGCGCGAAGTGGGGCGGGAGCAGTCGCGCCCGGTCCAGCTCGTCTGGTCGCGATGGGAAGAACAGCTTGCCGGGCGCCCCCGCGCGCCTGTCGCCGCAATCGTTTCCGCGCGGCTCGCGCCGGAAGGGGAGGGGCGGATTGCCGGTCTCAAGGCCCGGATAGCGGTGCAGCCGACCGGGCGCGAATTCGGCCGGCGGCTGTTCGACAACCAGACCGCGCCCGCCGCGCTGGCCAACAGTTCGGGCGAAAGCGATCCGATGGCGGTGGCAGGCGCGATGCCGCTCTACGACATTCCCCACGCCACCGTCGAACACGTCCCGGCCGATACCGGGATGCCGAGCGGTCGCCTGCGCGCCAATGCGCATGGCTATACCGCGTTCTTCATCGAAAGTTTCATCGACGAGCTGGCCCATCGCAATGGCCGCGAACCGCTGTCCTACCGGATGGAGATGCTCGGCGGCGATCCGCGCATGGCCGAATGCCTTCAGCGCGCCGCGCGCCTTGCGGAATGGGACGGCGGGCAAGCGCAGAGCGGCAAAGGGCTGGCGTGCCATCGCATGGAGGCCGTGGCTGCTGGCGATGGTGACGGCGCTGCTGGCGGGCGGATCGCCTGTATCGCCATGGCCCGGCAGGAGGAAGGCGGCGTGCGGGTGTCACGGCTTGCCGCCTGCGTCGACATCGGGCGGATCGTCAATCTCGACATTGCCCGTCAGCAGATAGAGGGCGGGCTGGTTTTCGGCATGGCCCAGGCGCTGGGCGCGGCGGTATCCTATCGTCAGGGGGTGCCCGACCAATCGCGGCTGGCCGACATGAACCTGCCCACTTTGGCCAATGCGCCGGACATTACGGTCGATTTCGTCGACAGCGGTGCGCCACCGTTCGATCCGGGCGAACTGGGCGTCGCGGTCGCGGCCCCGGCGATTGCCAACGCTCTTCATTCGGCAACGGGGCTTCGCCTGCGGAGCCTTCCCCTGCTATCGGGTGGTTTGTGACCTGGACAGAACAGAAGGTGCCGCGCGATCACGTGCCGGTCGAAAGCGGGGGCATTGGCGTCCTGCTCGTCAACCTGGGCACTCCCGATGCGCCCGACCCGCCCGCCGTGCGCCGCTACCTCGCAGAATTCCTGTCCGATCGCCGCGTGGTCGAACTGCCGCGTCTGCTGTGGCAGCCGATATTGCGCGGCGCGATTCTGACAACGCGCCCGAAGCAAAGCGCGCACGCCTATCGTCAGGTGTGGACCGATGCCGGATCGCCGCTTGCCGCGATCACCGCGGAGCAGGCTGCCGGCCTGCAGGATCGCCTTGGCGATGCGGCGCAGGTGCGCTGGGCCATGCGTTACGGCACCCCTGCTATCGGGGATGAACTGCAAGCCCTGATGGATGCGGGGTGCGAACGCATCCTGCTGGCCCCGCTCTATCCGCAATACTGCGCAGCGACGACGGCAACGGTTGTGGATAAGGCTGCGGACAAGCTGCGGACAATGCGTTGGCAACCCAGCCTGCGGACGTTGCCGCCCTATCACGACGATCCGCACTACATCGCTGCTCTTGCGCGCGATGTCGGCGAGCAGATCGACGCGCTCGATTTCGTGCCCGAGGTGCTGCTGCTCAGTTTTCACGGGATGCCGGAACGGACGCTGCGCCTGGGCGATCCCTACCACTGCCACTGCCGTAAGACCGCGCGCCTGGTGGCGGAGGCGCTGGGGCGCGCGAACTTGCGGATCGAGACCACGTTCCAGAGCCGGTTCGGCCGGGCGAAGTGGCTGGAACCGGCAACCGACGCGGTGCTGGAGGCCGAAGCAAAAGGCGGAACGCAGCGGCTGGCCATTGCCGCGCCGGGATTTTCCGCCGACTGCCTCGAAACGCTGGAGGAACTGGCGATCCGTGGGCGGGAGCAGTTTCTGGAGGCGGGCGGAAAGCAGTTCGCCACGCTCGCCTGCCTCAATGCGCGTGCGCCGGGCATGGCAATGCTGGAGACTATCGTACGGCGCGAACTTGCGGGGTGGATTTAGCGTCGCGAACTACTTACACTTGGGTAAGTAGGGAGAATCGAGCATGGCCACGCTTGCACAGGAAAGCACGCCCGGCACCGCCCAGCCGGCGCCGCCGCCGCGCCATTGGCGCGAAAGGACTTTGACGGAGGCGGATCTCGCTCACATTCCTGGCGAAGGCGGTCTGCCCTTCGTTGGCAACACCTTCCGCATGTTGGCCGATCCCCACGCCTTCACCCGGCGCATGGTGGAAACTTACGGGCCGGTTTACCGCAACAAGGCCTTCGGCGGCTGGAACATTGCCCTGGTCGGGGCCGATGCGAACGAGCTGGTTCTGTTCGACCGGGAGAAGCTGTTTTCCAGCGAACAGGGCTGGGGCCCCATTCTCGACCGGCTGTTCCCGCGCGGGCTGATGCTGATGGACTTCGACCATCATCGCGCCGACCGCCGCGCGTTGTCGATTGCGTTCAAGCCGGGGCCGATGCGGCATTATGCCGGAAGCCTCAATCGCGGGATCGCGCAATCGGTGAAGAACTGGGGCGGCGCGCCGATGCAGTTCTATCCGGCGATCAAGGCGCTCACGCTCGATCTGGCGGCGGACAGTTTCATCGGCATACCCTGGGGCCCGGAAGCGGACCGGATCAACGAGGCATTCGTCGATATGGTCCAGGCCTCCGTCGCGCCGGTTCGCAGGCCTTTGCCTTTCACGCTGATGCGCAAGGGGGTGACAGGGCGCGAATTCCTGGTCGAATACTTTACGCGCGAAACCCACCGCAGGCGGGCAGAGGGGGGCGGGCAGGACATGTTCAGCCAGTTCGCCACTGCCACGCGCGAGGATGATACCCTGTTGCCGGTCGACGAAGTTGTCGACCACATGAATTTCCTGATGATGGCGGCGCACGACACGATCACCTCCTCCGCCACCACGCTGGTCCAGATGCTGGCGCGGCATCCCGAATGGCAGGAACGCCTGCGTGCCGAAATCGTCGCCCTCACGGGCGGCGGCGGAGACGTCGATTACGATGATCTGGGCAAGTTTGAGCTGACCGAGATGGCGTTCAAGGAAGCGCTACGGATGATCCCGCCGGTGCCCTCCACGCCGCGCCGGGCCCTGCGCGCGTTCGAGTTCGGCGGCTATCGCATTCCCGCGGGCGCGCCGGTTGGCATCAATGCGCAATATGTCCACCACATGGAAGAACACTGGCCCGATCCCGAGCGCTTCGATCCGATGCGTTTCACGCCGGACCAGGTGAAGGCGCGCCACAAATATGCGTGGGTCCCCTTCGGCGGGGGCGCGCACATGTGCCTTGGCCTTCATTTCGCTTATATGCAGGTCAAGATCCTGATGGCGCAGCTGCTGACGCGATATGAGATCGTGACCGAAGCGGGATATTCCCCGGATTGGCAGGCATGGCCGATACCGCGGCCGAAAGATGGGCTGAAGGTGACCTTCCGCCCTCTATGACGGATCTGGGCCGGCGGGCTCAGAAGTCGATGGCTATGCCGTCCTTCACCCAGTCGCCGTAACGGGTGGGGCTGAGCGTTTCCGGGTTCTCCGCAGGGCGCGGTTTGGGCACGGGATCGTTGCTCCAGTGTGCCGGTTTGCTGAATTCCTGGGGTCGTTCGGTCGCACGCTTGGTCATTGCCCCAGAATGCGCGCACTGGCGCGCGGTTGCAAGCGCAGCTAGGGCGCGCGGATGGCCCAGCCCCCCGGAATTCACGCGCGCCGCGCCGCGCTCCGTCTGCTCGACGCCGCATTGCGCCGGGGCGAAACGCTCGATCAGGCCTTTGCCGGTGCAACCGGGGACGTTCGCCGGCCCGAAGACAGGGCGCTGGCCCGCGCGATCGCGAGCGAAGCCTTGCGCTGGCTGGTCGATTTCGACGCGCTGATCGACAGCGCGACCCGGCAGCCCCTGCCGCCCGATGCGAAGCCGCGCGCCGTCCTGCGCCTGATGCTGGCCCAGTGGCTGCGCCTGGGCACGCCGCCCCATGCCGTGATCGCGACCGCGTTGCCGCTGCTGGCGGGCGGGCCGCGCCGGTTGGCCCACGGGGTTTTCTCCACACTCTCGCGGCAGGACGCGAAGCTGCCCGATGCGCCGACGGTGCCGGAGACTGCGGCTGACCGATGGGGCGACCGAGCCCCGGCGATCGCGCGCGGGATGGCCGAACCGCCGCCGCTGGATCTGACCTTGCGCGATCCCGATCGGACCGAACACTGGAAGGTGCAACTGGGCGCCGACAGTTTCATGCCTGGCCATCTTCGCCTGCCGCGCGGAGCCCCGGTCGAAAAGCTCGCCGGATTTTCGGACGGCGCGTGGTGGGTCCAGGATTTCGCTGCCTCGCTCCCGGCGCGATTGCTCGGCACGGGCGAGGGACGGCATGTGCTGGACTTGTGCGCCGCGCCCGGTGGCAAGACGCTCCAGCTCGCGGCGGCAGGCTGGCGCGTCACCGCGCTCGATATTTCGAAGCGGCGGCTGGAGCGCCTGCGCGAAAACCTGAAGCGCACTGGATTGGAAGCGGGCGTGGTTCGGGCGGATGCGCTGGAATGGGAGCCGAAGCATCGGTTCGACGCAATCCTGCTCGACGCGCCCTGTACCGCAACCGGCACTGTCCGGCGCCATCCCGAAGTGCTGCACCGCATCGGCGCGCGCCAGATCGCCGAAATGGCGGAGCTTCAGGCTGCCTTGCTGGCGCGGGCGACCAACTGGCTCAAGCCGGGCGGTACGCTGGTCTATGCCACCTGTTCTCTGGAGCGGGAGGAGGGCGAGGAGCAGGCGAAGGCCGTCCCCCTCCGGCCCGAGCCGATAGAACGGAGCGCCTTGCCTGCCGGCCTCGATCCCCGGCCTGACGGTTGGCTGCGGACCGATCCGGGCATGCTGGCGGACGACGGCGGGCTCGACGGGTTCTTCATCGCGCGCTGGCGTGGGCCGGACCGCGATTGAGGCACCGCGCCATCCCGCGCCTCGTCCGCCATTGACTACTGCCGGGTGCCTGGAATGGCAGGGCGTTCTTCCACCACTGCGCCCTTCGTGACCGTACCGGGCGCTGGGTCGCTTCCGCGCATTCCGCTCTGCGGAGCGACGATCCAGATGTTCGCCCCATCGGGATCGATCCGTTCGATCCGGCAGACGAACCGTTCGCCTTCGAACAGCTGGGCCCAGCGGCCTTGCGCTTCCCGGCCCGCGATCTTGAGAGCACCGGTGGCATTTGCTGCCTCGAACTCGATTCGTTTGGCTACGCCGTGGCGATCGTCTTCGTAAATCAGCTTGTATGTCGTCATTCTCCCCCTCCTCTGGGGAGGATCTCGTTTCGGGTGGACGGGTGTTTCAGTCAGCGGCTCTTGTGACTGCCCTTGCGTGCGCTTTCGTGTAGCTGCTCCTGTCGCCTTTCGACATTTCTACGTCCTTCAAACTGCCCCGTCACAAGCAACGACCCGCCGTTTACGCAGGCCCAGCGAACGAGCGAGGAAATCGTTCCATTCGAAGAGCTTGCATAGGAAAAGTCCGCCTCGCCACGATTGGCGCGACGGGCTTTCCGGTGACGGTGGTGGTCTTAGGTGACTAGCGTCGCGCCACCGCAACCAGGGCAGTTGAAGGCACCGGCAAGGTCTCGCGGCCATCCGCCATGCGCCGGATCTCAGCAACCACGGCAGCCTGTTCGCTATCGTTCAGCGCGGCCCAGTCGGGCGACATGCCGAACAGCTTTTCGGGCGCGTCCAGCGCGGCGACCTCAAGGGTGAAATCGTGCGTGATCTTCTCGATCGTGACGTCGGTATAGCCGGCGGCAATCATCTCTCGGGTAAAGTCGTCCGGATCGTTCAGGACCTGCAGGCCCGCGGGCATCGGCATCGGCTCGCGGTCGGGGAACAGCGTGCGGCATACCTGGCGGCACAGCAGGAACGTGGCTGCTCCGGTGTCTTCCCAGGTCGCCACGACGCCCGTGCCACCGGGGCGGGTCACCCGCGCCATCTCTGCCAGTCCCTTCCGCCAGTCGGGGAACATCATGACCCCGAAGATCGAGAAGACCGCATCGAAAGTGCTGTCGGGGAGAGCAAGTTCCTGCCCGTCCATAACCGCCGTATCGACATTGGGCAGCGCCTTGGCGGCG
The nucleotide sequence above comes from Pelagerythrobacter marensis. Encoded proteins:
- a CDS encoding class I SAM-dependent methyltransferase translates to MQKYEDPAHWNDAAQQYEKTAHPFTALYAETALARVPLGPDSRVLDVAAGTGALALAAARTGAQVLATDFSPGMVAAIAAKALPNVDTAVMDGQELALPDSTFDAVFSIFGVMMFPDWRKGLAEMARVTRPGGTGVVATWEDTGAATFLLCRQVCRTLFPDREPMPMPAGLQVLNDPDDFTREMIAAGYTDVTIEKITHDFTLEVAALDAPEKLFGMSPDWAALNDSEQAAVVAEIRRMADGRETLPVPSTALVAVARR
- a CDS encoding RsmB/NOP family class I SAM-dependent RNA methyltransferase encodes the protein MAQPPGIHARRAALRLLDAALRRGETLDQAFAGATGDVRRPEDRALARAIASEALRWLVDFDALIDSATRQPLPPDAKPRAVLRLMLAQWLRLGTPPHAVIATALPLLAGGPRRLAHGVFSTLSRQDAKLPDAPTVPETAADRWGDRAPAIARGMAEPPPLDLTLRDPDRTEHWKVQLGADSFMPGHLRLPRGAPVEKLAGFSDGAWWVQDFAASLPARLLGTGEGRHVLDLCAAPGGKTLQLAAAGWRVTALDISKRRLERLRENLKRTGLEAGVVRADALEWEPKHRFDAILLDAPCTATGTVRRHPEVLHRIGARQIAEMAELQAALLARATNWLKPGGTLVYATCSLEREEGEEQAKAVPLRPEPIERSALPAGLDPRPDGWLRTDPGMLADDGGLDGFFIARWRGPDRD